A stretch of the Flavobacterium aquiphilum genome encodes the following:
- a CDS encoding NAD(P)H-dependent oxidoreductase, whose translation MKKIFIINGGQKFGHSGGRFNQTIANVTADFFQNHQDFEVKSTDVNDEYDPAQEVEKFVWADVVIYHTPIWWFQLPHAFKKYIDVVFTDGHDKGIYKSDGRSSKNPAINYGTGGTLHGRKYMVTTSWNAPKEAFTLPGEFFGETSVDNGPLFGFHRMNAFTGMKPLESIHFHDIMKSPDIDQEFKLYENHLTQLFLN comes from the coding sequence ATGAAAAAGATATTTATAATTAATGGCGGACAGAAGTTTGGTCATTCGGGAGGAAGATTCAATCAGACAATAGCCAATGTCACCGCCGATTTTTTTCAGAATCATCAAGATTTTGAAGTGAAAAGTACCGATGTGAACGATGAGTACGATCCGGCTCAGGAAGTTGAAAAATTTGTTTGGGCGGACGTGGTTATCTATCATACCCCAATTTGGTGGTTTCAGTTACCGCATGCTTTCAAGAAATACATAGATGTGGTTTTTACCGATGGGCATGATAAGGGCATTTACAAAAGTGACGGGCGTTCGTCCAAAAATCCAGCCATAAATTACGGAACTGGGGGAACATTGCACGGAAGAAAATACATGGTAACCACTTCATGGAATGCTCCGAAAGAAGCCTTCACGTTACCTGGGGAATTCTTTGGTGAAACAAGTGTTGATAATGGACCTTTATTTGGTTTCCACAGAATGAATGCTTTCACCGGAATGAAGCCCTTGGAAAGTATCCATTTTCACGATATCATGAAAAGCCCTGATATTGACCAAGAATTTAAACTGTATGAAAATCATTTGACCCAATTGTTTTTAAACTAA
- a CDS encoding LysR family transcriptional regulator: MINLEWYRTFKYIYKTGTLSGAAEALFISQPGVSLHLSSLESYVGYKLFDRTSRKMIPTEKGKVLYNFITDALCKLEEAEKNFQRSTEKNTPTISIGMCFETFQITLEPYLATFPFNVIIQFGEYPEMIENLDKGILDLIITPQMIVKSAIEYQAFSSETIVLICGNETDSDSFDILKEQNDVKAIEEWLKQQRWYGTTGDMEHLRRFWQLNFNKHADFRPNYIVPNLNSIVRCLSNSNGLAVIPDFLCKTELENGKIKLLWEGKTSLTNTLYFANKKQTNYNNEIQLIKDTFMKIM, from the coding sequence ATGATAAATCTAGAATGGTACCGAACTTTCAAATACATTTACAAAACAGGAACTTTATCAGGAGCTGCCGAAGCCTTGTTTATTTCACAACCGGGAGTAAGTTTACATTTAAGTTCGTTGGAAAGTTATGTGGGTTACAAATTATTCGACAGAACAAGTAGAAAAATGATCCCTACCGAAAAAGGGAAAGTGCTCTATAATTTCATTACTGATGCATTATGCAAACTGGAAGAGGCCGAAAAGAATTTTCAAAGAAGTACCGAGAAAAACACACCGACCATTAGCATTGGAATGTGTTTCGAAACTTTTCAGATCACTTTAGAACCTTATTTGGCAACTTTTCCTTTTAATGTGATTATTCAGTTTGGTGAATATCCTGAAATGATTGAAAACCTAGACAAAGGTATTTTGGACTTAATCATCACTCCACAAATGATTGTCAAAAGTGCTATCGAATACCAGGCCTTCTCATCTGAAACCATTGTCCTCATTTGTGGCAACGAAACAGATTCTGATTCCTTTGACATTTTAAAAGAACAAAACGATGTAAAAGCAATTGAAGAATGGCTAAAACAGCAAAGATGGTATGGGACCACTGGTGACATGGAGCATTTAAGACGCTTTTGGCAGCTTAATTTCAACAAACATGCCGATTTCAGGCCGAACTACATTGTTCCAAATTTAAACTCAATTGTACGTTGTTTAAGCAACAGTAACGGATTGGCGGTAATTCCCGATTTCTTATGCAAAACAGAACTGGAGAACGGAAAAATAAAACTTTTATGGGAAGGCAAAACATCTTTGACAAACACATTGTATTTTGCAAACAAAAAACAAACTAATTACAACAACGAAATTCAATTAATAAAAGACACCTTTATGAAAATTATGTAA
- the secDF gene encoding protein translocase subunit SecDF, producing MQNKGLIKFFAILFALVSIYQLSFTFVSNKVKSDAKAFAGGDPAKEVKYLDSIGKEKVFSLGFTDFTFNEVKDKQINKGLDLEGGINVTLQISVKDILKGLSNNSKNPVFNKSLADATKNQQGNQTYLDAFFEAFEANSQGKEKLASPDIFANRSLQGDGGVTFQMTDAQVQKVIKRKVDESVESAFKVLRERIDKFGVTQPNIQKLGESGRILVELPGAKDIDRIKKLLQSTAQLEFWETYKVEEIGSFIMAANEALKKSEVAKVETKAVAKDSLSALLTDGKDSTATKKGNNPIIDKIVAQGGGPVLGLFSPKDTATINSYFKRPDIRILLSGDQRYAKFVWGKPTTIKDAKEKEVEVVELYALKGNRDNVASMGGGVVTDASDTFDQMGKPAVSMQMNNVGAKEWEELTGKAYTQKGFIAIVLDDIVYSAPGVSSGPIAGGRSEISGNFDVTETKDLANVLRAGKLPAAAEIIQSEVVGPSLGQEAIDNGTNSAVIGLLLVSLWMIIYYGKAGWYANIALAVNLLFMFGILSSLGAVLTLPGIAGIVLTMGTAVDANIIIYERAKEELRAGKSLDEAVKASYSWTGAMRSIVDANVTHILTGAVLFIFGSGPIKGFATTLLIGIVTSLFTSIFIARIFIDKNIAGKNDLSFVTNFSKNFFTNFHFDFLGIKKWTYLFSIVVTIVSIASIATHGFDQGVDFVGGRTFQVRFAKSMEPEQVKAELTAVFGSAEAKIFGKDDQLKITTKYKIQETGSAVDEEVNKMLYQALKKHYAADMTYDKFVKTFDGKKLGIVQASKVGPTVAEDIKTNAYWAVLGAMLIVGLYLVISFRKWQYSLGAIAAVAHDVIFVLGVYSLLWKYMPFGMEIDQHFIAAILTVIGYSMNDTVIVYDRVREFLDGKTKGSFSEIVNKSINSTMSRTINTSLTMILVLLIMFIFGGESIRGFIFAMLIGIIIGTYSSLFIATPVLVDTISKEEKHNVEVKHQEAQLS from the coding sequence ATGCAGAATAAAGGACTTATTAAATTTTTCGCAATTCTATTTGCATTGGTAAGTATTTACCAACTTTCGTTCACTTTTGTCTCGAACAAAGTTAAAAGTGACGCAAAAGCTTTTGCCGGAGGAGATCCAGCAAAAGAAGTAAAGTATTTGGATTCAATTGGTAAAGAAAAAGTGTTTAGCTTAGGGTTTACTGATTTTACTTTCAATGAAGTAAAAGACAAGCAAATCAATAAAGGGCTAGACTTAGAAGGGGGAATCAACGTGACTCTTCAAATCTCTGTTAAAGACATTTTGAAAGGGTTGTCAAATAATTCGAAAAATCCAGTTTTTAATAAATCTTTGGCGGATGCCACTAAAAATCAACAAGGAAATCAAACTTATCTTGATGCTTTCTTTGAAGCTTTCGAAGCCAATTCCCAAGGAAAAGAAAAATTAGCTTCTCCTGATATTTTTGCTAACAGAAGTTTGCAAGGAGATGGTGGTGTTACTTTTCAAATGACAGATGCTCAAGTTCAAAAAGTAATCAAAAGAAAAGTTGATGAATCTGTTGAAAGTGCTTTTAAAGTATTGAGAGAGCGTATCGATAAATTTGGTGTTACTCAACCTAACATTCAAAAATTAGGAGAGTCAGGAAGAATTCTTGTAGAGCTTCCAGGTGCTAAAGATATTGATCGTATCAAAAAATTATTACAAAGTACGGCTCAATTAGAGTTTTGGGAAACATATAAAGTTGAAGAAATTGGTAGTTTTATTATGGCTGCTAATGAGGCTTTGAAAAAATCTGAAGTTGCCAAAGTTGAGACTAAAGCAGTAGCAAAAGATTCATTGAGTGCTTTGTTGACTGATGGAAAAGATTCTACAGCTACTAAAAAAGGAAACAATCCTATTATTGATAAAATTGTTGCTCAAGGCGGAGGACCAGTTTTAGGTCTTTTCTCTCCAAAAGATACTGCTACTATCAATTCTTATTTCAAAAGACCTGATATCAGAATTTTATTATCTGGTGATCAACGTTATGCAAAATTTGTTTGGGGAAAACCAACTACTATTAAAGATGCTAAAGAAAAAGAAGTTGAAGTTGTTGAATTATATGCTTTAAAAGGTAACAGAGACAATGTAGCTTCAATGGGTGGTGGTGTTGTAACAGATGCTAGTGATACTTTTGACCAAATGGGTAAACCTGCTGTTTCTATGCAAATGAATAATGTAGGTGCTAAAGAATGGGAAGAATTGACAGGAAAAGCTTATACTCAAAAAGGATTTATTGCTATCGTTCTTGATGATATTGTATATTCTGCTCCAGGTGTTTCTAGTGGGCCAATTGCAGGAGGAAGATCTGAAATTTCTGGAAACTTTGATGTTACTGAAACTAAAGACTTAGCAAACGTATTGAGAGCTGGTAAATTGCCTGCTGCTGCTGAAATTATTCAATCTGAAGTTGTAGGACCATCTTTGGGTCAGGAAGCTATTGATAATGGTACTAACTCTGCAGTAATTGGATTGCTTTTAGTATCTCTTTGGATGATTATCTATTATGGTAAAGCAGGTTGGTATGCAAATATTGCTTTGGCTGTGAACTTATTGTTCATGTTTGGAATCTTATCTAGTTTAGGTGCTGTACTTACTTTGCCTGGTATTGCGGGTATCGTATTAACAATGGGTACTGCGGTAGATGCGAACATTATTATCTATGAAAGAGCTAAAGAGGAATTAAGGGCTGGTAAATCACTGGACGAGGCCGTTAAAGCTTCTTACAGCTGGACTGGAGCGATGCGTTCTATTGTAGATGCTAACGTAACTCACATTTTGACTGGAGCTGTATTGTTTATCTTCGGTTCTGGACCAATCAAAGGTTTTGCTACTACTTTGTTAATTGGTATCGTTACCTCTTTATTTACTTCAATTTTTATTGCCAGAATCTTTATCGATAAAAATATTGCAGGTAAAAACGATTTGTCTTTCGTAACTAATTTCTCGAAAAACTTCTTTACTAATTTCCACTTTGATTTCTTAGGAATTAAAAAATGGACTTACCTTTTCTCAATTGTTGTAACTATCGTAAGTATTGCATCAATTGCAACGCATGGTTTTGACCAAGGTGTGGATTTCGTAGGAGGAAGAACTTTCCAAGTTCGTTTTGCTAAATCTATGGAGCCTGAGCAGGTTAAAGCTGAGTTAACTGCTGTATTTGGTAGTGCCGAAGCTAAAATATTTGGTAAAGACGATCAGTTGAAAATCACAACTAAATATAAAATTCAGGAAACTGGTAGTGCAGTTGACGAAGAGGTGAACAAAATGTTGTACCAAGCTTTGAAAAAACACTACGCTGCTGATATGACTTATGATAAATTCGTTAAGACTTTTGACGGTAAAAAATTAGGTATTGTACAAGCTTCTAAAGTTGGACCAACAGTTGCAGAAGATATTAAAACAAATGCTTATTGGGCTGTTTTAGGAGCAATGCTTATCGTAGGTTTGTATTTAGTAATCAGTTTCAGAAAATGGCAATATAGTTTAGGTGCGATTGCTGCTGTGGCACATGATGTTATCTTTGTACTTGGAGTATATTCATTACTTTGGAAATACATGCCTTTTGGAATGGAGATCGATCAGCACTTTATTGCGGCTATCTTAACAGTTATCGGTTACTCTATGAATGATACTGTAATTGTATATGATAGAGTACGTGAGTTCTTGGATGGTAAAACAAAAGGATCTTTCTCAGAAATTGTAAACAAATCGATTAACTCTACAATGTCAAGAACTATCAATACTTCGTTGACAATGATTTTAGTATTGTTAATCATGTTTATATTCGGTGGAGAGTCTATCAGAGGATTTATCTTCGCAATGCTTATCGGTATTATTATCGGAACATATTCTTCATTATTTATCGCTACTCCTGTTTTGGTTGATACCATTTCAAAAGAAGAGAAACATAATGTTGAAGTTAAGCATCAAGAAGCTCAGCTTAGTTAA
- a CDS encoding malate dehydrogenase, whose translation MKVTIVGAGNVGASCADSISYRGIASEVVLLDIKEGFAEGKAMDIMQCATNTGFNTNVSGVTNDYSKTANSDVVVITSGIPRKPGMTREELIGINAGIVKTVADNVLAHSPNAIIIVVSNPMDTMTYLTLKATGLPKNRVIGMGGALDSSRFRYYLAKALDKPSNDISAMVIGGHGDTTMIPLTRLAAYNGIPASEFLSQEELEKVAAATMVGGATLTGLLGTSAWYAPGASVAYLVDSILNDQKKMIACSVFVEGEYGQNDICIGVPCIIGKNGVEQIVDIKLNDAEKAAFAKSADAVRNMNADLKNVLA comes from the coding sequence ATGAAAGTTACCATTGTAGGAGCCGGGAATGTAGGAGCATCCTGTGCGGATTCAATTTCTTATAGAGGAATTGCAAGTGAAGTAGTATTATTGGATATCAAAGAAGGTTTTGCTGAGGGAAAAGCTATGGATATCATGCAATGTGCCACAAATACTGGGTTTAATACCAATGTTTCAGGGGTTACAAATGATTATTCTAAAACAGCGAATAGTGATGTAGTTGTTATTACTTCTGGAATTCCTAGAAAACCGGGAATGACAAGAGAAGAATTAATAGGAATTAATGCTGGAATTGTAAAAACTGTTGCTGATAACGTTTTGGCACATTCACCAAATGCGATTATTATTGTGGTTTCAAATCCGATGGACACAATGACTTATTTGACATTGAAAGCTACAGGTTTGCCAAAAAACAGAGTAATTGGAATGGGTGGAGCTTTGGATAGCTCTCGTTTTAGATATTATTTAGCAAAAGCATTGGATAAGCCATCTAACGATATTTCTGCGATGGTTATCGGTGGTCACGGTGATACTACAATGATTCCTTTAACAAGATTAGCTGCTTATAATGGTATTCCTGCTTCTGAATTTTTATCTCAAGAAGAATTAGAAAAAGTGGCTGCGGCTACTATGGTAGGGGGAGCTACACTAACTGGTCTTTTAGGAACTTCAGCTTGGTATGCTCCGGGAGCTTCAGTTGCTTACTTAGTTGACAGTATTTTGAATGACCAAAAGAAAATGATTGCTTGTTCTGTTTTTGTAGAAGGTGAGTACGGACAAAACGATATTTGCATCGGAGTACCTTGTATAATAGGTAAAAACGGAGTTGAGCAAATTGTTGATATTAAATTAAATGATGCTGAAAAAGCGGCTTTTGCAAAAAGTGCAGATGCTGTAAGAAATATGAATGCTGATTTGAAAAATGTTTTGGCATAA
- the gyrB gene encoding DNA topoisomerase (ATP-hydrolyzing) subunit B, whose protein sequence is MSEEIKKGYSADSIQALEGMEHVRMRPSMYIGDVGIRGLHHLVYEVVDNSIDEAMGGYCDSIRVDINEDGSITVEDNGRGIPVDLHKKEGVSALEVVMTKIGAGGKFDKDSYKVSGGLHGVGVSCVNALSVHMTSTVFRDGKVYEQEYERGKAMYPVKQIGETDKRGTRQTFYPDPIIFTQTTEFSYDTLSARMRELAFLNKGITIVFTDKREKDKDGNFISETFHSTEGLKEYIRYLDGNREPIIAHVISMDHEKGEIPVEVALIYNTSYSENIFSYVNNINTHEGGTHLQGFRTGLTRSLKKYADASGMLEKLKFDISGDDFREGLTAIISVKVAEPQFEGQTKTKLGNREVVSPVSQAVSEMIENYLEENPNDARIIVQKVILAAQARHAAKKAREMVQRKTVMGGGGLPGKLSDCSEQDPAKCEVYLVEGDSAGGTAKQGRDRAFQAILPLRGKILNVEKAMHHKVFENEEIRNIFTALGVTVGTEEDSKALNISKLRYHKVIIMCDADVDGSHISTLILTFFFRFMKELIEEGHVYIAAPPLYLVKKGNKKEYAWTDVQRDQANERMGGSAAIQRYKGLGEMNAEQLWETTMDPNFRTLRQVTIDSLVEADRVFSMLMGDEVPPRREFIEKNAVYANIDA, encoded by the coding sequence ATGAGCGAAGAGATTAAGAAGGGCTATTCAGCAGACAGTATCCAGGCTTTAGAGGGAATGGAGCACGTAAGAATGCGTCCATCGATGTATATTGGAGATGTAGGTATAAGAGGTTTACATCATTTAGTTTATGAAGTTGTAGATAACTCGATTGATGAGGCAATGGGAGGCTATTGCGATTCGATAAGGGTTGATATCAATGAAGATGGTTCTATTACGGTTGAAGATAACGGTCGTGGTATTCCGGTTGATTTACATAAAAAAGAAGGGGTTTCTGCGCTTGAGGTTGTAATGACTAAAATTGGTGCGGGAGGTAAATTCGATAAAGATTCTTATAAGGTTTCCGGAGGACTTCACGGAGTTGGGGTTTCCTGTGTGAACGCACTTTCGGTTCACATGACATCGACTGTTTTTAGAGATGGAAAAGTCTATGAGCAGGAATATGAAAGAGGTAAGGCAATGTATCCGGTAAAACAAATCGGAGAAACTGATAAAAGAGGTACGAGACAAACTTTTTACCCAGATCCAATTATTTTTACGCAAACAACGGAGTTTTCATACGATACTCTTTCGGCTCGTATGCGTGAGTTGGCTTTCCTGAACAAAGGAATCACTATTGTTTTTACCGATAAAAGAGAAAAAGATAAGGACGGGAATTTTATTTCAGAAACATTTCATTCTACTGAAGGTTTAAAAGAATACATTAGATATTTGGACGGAAACCGTGAGCCAATTATTGCTCATGTTATTTCCATGGATCACGAAAAAGGGGAAATTCCTGTTGAGGTGGCTTTGATTTATAATACAAGCTATTCGGAGAATATTTTTTCTTATGTAAATAATATCAATACACACGAAGGAGGTACTCACTTGCAAGGTTTTAGAACTGGTCTTACGAGATCATTGAAGAAATATGCTGATGCTTCCGGGATGTTGGAAAAATTGAAGTTTGATATTTCCGGAGACGATTTCCGTGAAGGTCTTACTGCGATTATTTCGGTAAAAGTTGCCGAGCCACAGTTTGAGGGACAAACCAAGACTAAACTTGGAAACCGTGAGGTGGTTTCTCCTGTGAGTCAAGCGGTGAGTGAAATGATTGAGAATTATTTGGAAGAAAATCCAAATGATGCCCGTATCATAGTTCAAAAAGTGATTTTAGCGGCGCAGGCACGTCATGCTGCTAAGAAAGCGCGTGAAATGGTACAACGTAAAACCGTTATGGGCGGTGGAGGTTTGCCTGGGAAATTATCGGATTGTTCTGAGCAGGATCCAGCAAAATGTGAAGTATATCTTGTCGAGGGAGATTCGGCGGGTGGAACGGCCAAACAAGGTCGTGACCGTGCTTTTCAGGCAATTTTGCCTTTGAGAGGTAAGATTTTGAATGTGGAAAAAGCAATGCACCATAAAGTATTCGAAAACGAAGAGATTAGAAATATATTTACAGCACTTGGAGTAACTGTTGGAACTGAAGAAGATAGTAAAGCTTTGAATATTTCAAAATTACGTTATCACAAAGTGATTATCATGTGTGATGCCGATGTCGACGGTAGTCACATCTCTACATTGATTTTGACGTTTTTCTTCCGTTTTATGAAGGAATTAATCGAAGAAGGACACGTTTATATCGCTGCTCCTCCTTTGTATTTGGTTAAAAAAGGAAATAAAAAAGAATATGCCTGGACAGATGTTCAACGCGATCAGGCGAATGAAAGAATGGGTGGAAGTGCCGCTATCCAAAGATATAAAGGTCTTGGAGAGATGAACGCTGAGCAATTGTGGGAAACTACAATGGATCCAAATTTCAGAACGCTGAGACAGGTTACAATAGATAGTTTGGTTGAAGCAGACAGAGTTTTTTCAATGTTAATGGGTGATGAAGTGCCACCAAGAAGAGAATTTATTGAGAAAAATGCAGTTTACGCAAATATCGATGCGTAA